A stretch of Desulfobacter hydrogenophilus DNA encodes these proteins:
- a CDS encoding uracil-DNA glycosylase, with product MDISNGKAAQHSDCGHGVVQALNALSRFLKFQKSLGNQSMTLGRDAFHLLDLWGTPSWPPPPFVAQGPEDAKIVLVDSEGSFFNGQPGNLLVKMLSAMHLAPSDVYICNAADNTLLTRHILVHKPIVVVALGEKACRMTKGTGEPLAKIRGDFFQCHGVPVMATHHPGALLKNSALKRQAWDDLKQVMAFAGLDHHDS from the coding sequence ATGGATATTTCTAACGGAAAAGCTGCCCAACATTCAGACTGCGGTCATGGGGTTGTCCAGGCCCTCAATGCGTTAAGCCGGTTTCTGAAATTTCAAAAAAGTTTGGGTAACCAGTCCATGACTTTGGGCCGGGATGCTTTTCATCTCCTTGATCTATGGGGTACTCCGTCATGGCCGCCACCGCCCTTTGTTGCCCAGGGTCCTGAGGATGCGAAAATCGTTCTGGTGGACAGTGAGGGGTCCTTTTTTAACGGACAACCCGGCAACCTTTTGGTAAAGATGCTTTCAGCCATGCATCTTGCTCCTTCAGATGTGTATATCTGCAATGCTGCTGACAATACGCTGCTTACCCGGCATATATTAGTGCATAAACCTATTGTCGTGGTGGCATTAGGCGAGAAAGCCTGCCGGATGACCAAAGGCACGGGTGAACCTCTGGCAAAAATCCGGGGGGATTTTTTTCAATGCCACGGGGTGCCGGTTATGGCCACCCATCACCCTGGGGCACTTTTGAAAAACTCTGCCCTGAAACGTCAGGCCTGGGATGATCTCAAACAGGTCATGGCCTTTGCAGGACTGGACCACCATGATTCTTGA
- a CDS encoding tyrosine recombinase XerC: MQDWTTMILDDYLSTLEAEKGYSVHTLRAYFTDIKSFILFYLDTCNCKDENWQQAFEQKVQQVDKMIVRRYLAVQTALKKSKKTLSRRLSALKSFFDYLVRSGLIVLNPADAIPFPKLEKILPKAMGIDDIFRLLDTMKTDTWMERRNLAMFETFYSTGMRIGELHMLNIQDIDFNAGLVRVLGKGNKTRIMPVGRRALDAVQTYRADLKENFSAVFLNKDFGRLGRRSIRRILDKVVMECGLGVKISPHTLRHTFATHMLDSGADLRGIQEILGHASLSTTQIYTHVSMDRLMAVYDKAHPRR, encoded by the coding sequence TTGCAGGACTGGACCACCATGATTCTTGACGACTATCTGAGTACCCTGGAAGCTGAAAAAGGGTATTCTGTTCATACGCTTCGGGCTTATTTTACGGATATAAAAAGCTTTATCCTTTTTTATCTGGACACCTGCAACTGCAAGGATGAAAATTGGCAACAGGCCTTTGAACAAAAAGTTCAACAGGTGGACAAGATGATTGTGCGCAGATATCTTGCCGTCCAGACCGCCTTGAAAAAAAGTAAAAAAACCCTTTCACGGCGGCTATCCGCCTTAAAATCTTTTTTTGATTACCTGGTCCGGTCCGGTCTGATCGTGTTGAATCCTGCGGATGCCATCCCCTTTCCAAAACTTGAGAAAATCCTTCCCAAGGCCATGGGTATTGATGATATCTTCAGGCTGTTGGATACCATGAAAACTGATACCTGGATGGAGCGGCGCAATCTTGCCATGTTTGAGACTTTTTATTCCACAGGTATGCGAATCGGCGAGCTTCACATGCTAAATATTCAGGATATCGATTTTAATGCCGGTCTGGTTCGGGTTTTAGGCAAGGGAAACAAGACGCGCATCATGCCCGTGGGCAGGCGTGCCCTTGATGCCGTCCAAACCTACCGGGCTGATCTCAAAGAAAATTTTTCTGCCGTATTTTTAAATAAAGATTTTGGAAGGCTTGGCAGGCGCTCCATTCGGCGCATTCTTGATAAGGTGGTCATGGAATGCGGTTTAGGCGTAAAAATATCACCCCACACCCTGCGGCATACCTTTGCCACTCATATGCTGGATTCCGGCGCAGATCTTCGGGGTATTCAGGAGATTCTAGGCCATGCCAGCCTGTCCACCACCCAGATCTATACCCATGTGAGCATGGATCGCCTGATGGCCGTTTACGACAAAGCCCATCCCCGAAGATAA
- the hslV gene encoding ATP-dependent protease subunit HslV, giving the protein MDNQQFHGTTILAIRTGDMVVVAGDGQVTLGHVVTKHKARKVRRIYNNRILTGFAGATADALTLAEKLEEKLDQYSGSLTRACVELAREWRTDKYLRRLEAMMIAADKENLYLLSGNGDVIEPDEGVISIGSGSTAAQAAATALIENTDLLPVQIVEKAMKIAADICIYTNHHVTIETIEN; this is encoded by the coding sequence ATGGATAATCAACAATTTCACGGTACCACAATTCTTGCCATTAGAACCGGAGACATGGTAGTGGTTGCAGGTGATGGACAGGTGACGCTAGGCCATGTTGTAACAAAACATAAAGCCCGGAAGGTCAGGCGGATCTATAACAATCGGATTCTTACAGGATTTGCAGGCGCCACCGCCGATGCCCTGACCCTGGCTGAAAAGCTTGAGGAAAAACTGGATCAGTACAGTGGCAGCTTAACCCGGGCCTGTGTGGAACTTGCCCGGGAGTGGCGTACGGATAAATATCTTCGCCGTCTTGAGGCCATGATGATTGCAGCGGATAAAGAAAACCTGTATCTTCTATCAGGTAACGGGGATGTGATTGAACCGGATGAAGGCGTCATCAGCATCGGGTCCGGCAGCACCGCAGCCCAGGCTGCCGCCACGGCCCTGATTGAAAATACGGATCTTTTACCTGTGCAGATTGTGGAAAAAGCCATGAAAATTGCCGCAGATATCTGTATATACACCAATCACCATGTAACCATTGAAACGATAGAAAATTAA
- the hslU gene encoding ATP-dependent protease ATPase subunit HslU, with the protein MKDLKPHQIVTELDKYIIGQNDAKKSVAVALRNRWRRRQLEPVLQEEIAPKNIILIGPTGVGKTEIARRLANLTDSPFYKVEASKFTEVGYVGRDVESMIRDLVELTVNMLKGRQQEAVQEKALKIARERVLDILLPSPKNSPVFGLDTKDDASQTPDEKPSEHTREKLGKMLDDGKLDDRKIDIDVQEKNLPMVEIFSNAGMEEMGINMKDMLGNFMPKNTKNRNVKVKEALALIAQEEAAHLVDMEAVKNDAINLVEQSGIIFIDEIDKIAGKGKSHGPEVSKEGVQRDLLPIVEGSSVPTKHGTVKTDHILFIASGAFHVSKPSDLIPELQGRFPIRVELSSLGASEFARILTEPKNALVLQYIALLRTEGVQLSFTQGAVDKLAQIAVEVNASMENIGARRLHTLMERLLEEILFDAPDIEDPSISIDSDFVEKRLSDIARDQDLSRYIL; encoded by the coding sequence ATGAAGGATTTAAAACCTCACCAAATTGTAACGGAACTGGATAAGTATATTATCGGCCAGAATGACGCTAAAAAATCGGTGGCAGTGGCTTTGAGAAACCGCTGGCGACGACGGCAGCTGGAACCGGTTCTCCAGGAAGAGATTGCACCTAAAAATATCATCCTCATCGGTCCCACAGGGGTTGGCAAAACCGAGATTGCCCGCCGTCTTGCCAATTTGACGGATTCTCCTTTTTACAAGGTGGAGGCATCCAAATTCACCGAGGTGGGATATGTGGGCCGGGACGTGGAATCCATGATCCGGGACCTGGTGGAACTCACCGTGAACATGCTCAAAGGCCGCCAGCAGGAGGCGGTTCAGGAAAAGGCGCTGAAAATCGCCCGGGAGCGGGTGCTTGATATCCTTTTGCCTTCCCCAAAAAACAGTCCGGTATTCGGGCTTGACACAAAGGATGATGCGTCCCAAACGCCTGATGAGAAGCCTTCGGAACATACCCGGGAAAAGCTTGGTAAAATGCTTGATGACGGCAAGCTTGACGACCGTAAAATAGATATTGATGTCCAGGAAAAAAACTTGCCCATGGTGGAGATTTTTTCGAATGCCGGCATGGAGGAAATGGGTATCAATATGAAGGATATGCTTGGTAATTTCATGCCTAAAAACACCAAGAACCGCAATGTAAAGGTCAAAGAGGCCCTTGCCCTGATTGCCCAGGAGGAGGCGGCCCATCTGGTGGATATGGAAGCGGTGAAAAACGATGCCATTAACCTGGTAGAGCAGTCCGGCATCATTTTCATCGACGAGATTGACAAGATTGCGGGCAAGGGCAAGAGCCATGGACCGGAAGTGTCCAAGGAAGGGGTGCAAAGGGATCTTTTGCCCATTGTGGAAGGCAGTTCCGTGCCCACCAAACACGGTACCGTGAAAACAGATCATATTCTGTTTATTGCATCGGGTGCCTTTCATGTGTCCAAACCTTCGGACCTCATCCCGGAATTGCAGGGTCGGTTTCCCATTCGGGTGGAGCTTTCCTCGTTGGGTGCATCGGAATTTGCCCGTATTCTCACCGAGCCTAAAAATGCCCTGGTACTGCAATATATTGCGTTGCTGCGCACCGAAGGGGTGCAGTTAAGTTTTACCCAGGGCGCTGTGGACAAACTTGCCCAGATTGCCGTTGAGGTGAATGCATCCATGGAAAATATCGGTGCAAGGCGGCTGCATACGCTCATGGAGCGCCTGCTTGAAGAAATTTTATTTGATGCCCCGGATATCGAGGATCCCAGCATCTCCATTGATTCTGATTTCGTTGAAAAACGGTTGTCAGATATTGCCAGGGACCAGGACTTAAGCAGGTATATCCTATGA
- the argB gene encoding acetylglutamate kinase gives MKNTVADILIEALPYIRKFSGKTVVIKYGGHAMVDEDLKTNFSKDISLLKTIGINPVVVHGGGPQINEVLKIMGITSTFIKGMRYTDDATMDVVEMVLGGKVNKDVVSRINLEGGRAVGLSGKDAGLILAEKMTIYHQEDESKPPEIIDPGMVGDVSRINPEIIHTLSAQGFIPIIAPVGVGSKGETYNINADVVAARIASALNAERLILVTDVDGVLDSDKALFSSLNEPQAREMIRDNRISGGMIPKVECGLSALNAGVKKVHIINGKIAHAVLLELFTDSGIGTQLFAGDI, from the coding sequence ATGAAAAATACTGTTGCAGACATATTGATAGAGGCCTTGCCGTATATCCGGAAATTTTCCGGAAAAACCGTGGTGATCAAATATGGTGGACACGCCATGGTGGATGAAGATCTGAAAACCAATTTTTCCAAGGACATCAGCCTGCTTAAAACCATCGGGATTAACCCGGTGGTGGTTCATGGCGGCGGTCCCCAGATCAATGAGGTGCTCAAAATCATGGGAATCACCTCCACCTTCATCAAGGGCATGCGGTACACGGATGATGCCACCATGGATGTGGTGGAAATGGTGTTAGGCGGCAAGGTGAACAAGGATGTGGTGTCCCGGATCAATTTGGAAGGCGGACGGGCCGTGGGTCTTTCGGGCAAAGATGCCGGATTGATCCTGGCCGAAAAAATGACTATTTACCACCAGGAAGATGAAAGTAAGCCGCCTGAGATCATTGATCCGGGTATGGTGGGGGATGTGTCCCGTATCAATCCTGAAATCATTCATACGCTCAGCGCCCAGGGTTTTATCCCCATTATTGCGCCGGTGGGGGTGGGCAGCAAAGGTGAAACCTATAATATTAATGCGGATGTGGTGGCGGCAAGGATTGCCAGTGCCCTGAATGCCGAGCGCCTGATCCTTGTCACGGATGTGGACGGGGTGCTGGACAGTGACAAGGCACTTTTCTCATCCCTGAATGAACCCCAGGCCCGGGAAATGATCCGGGATAACCGGATTTCCGGGGGTATGATTCCAAAGGTGGAATGCGGACTTTCCGCCTTGAACGCCGGCGTTAAAAAAGTCCATATCATTAACGGAAAAATCGCCCATGCTGTTCTGCTTGAACTGTTTACGGACTCTGGTATCGGCACACAGTTATTTGCGGGTGACATTTAA
- a CDS encoding aspartate aminotransferase family protein, with protein sequence MSIELTQDHVFQTYSRQGRPFVKGRGTKLYDDQGNEYTDFLAGIAVCSMGHCHPDITAAICAQAATLVHVSNLFYTRPQAELAKVLTEKSFADRVFFANSGAEANEAAIKLARRFFQAKGETDRFKIVTMQQSFHGRTMATLSATGQDKIKKGFYPLLDGFIHVPFNDIEALKAVLDDTVCAVMMEPVQGEGGVIPADPEYIKAVRQLCTDTGTLLVFDEIQTGMGRCGTLFAHESYDVTPDIMTLAKALANGVPIGAMLATETAAQGFDIGSHATTFGGTPIATAAGLEMIRLICQEGLLASVREKSAYFLEQLNVLKEKHQKVVDVRGRGLLLGMELDISKGKTATEYVSECFKKGFIINAIQDKILRFAPPLIIGTAEINQLVAVLDSLFAGEDH encoded by the coding sequence ATGAGCATTGAACTTACCCAGGATCATGTGTTTCAGACCTATTCTCGCCAGGGTCGGCCCTTTGTCAAAGGACGGGGTACCAAACTTTATGACGATCAGGGCAATGAATATACCGACTTTTTGGCCGGCATTGCCGTATGTAGCATGGGGCATTGCCACCCGGATATCACCGCAGCCATTTGTGCCCAGGCAGCTACTTTGGTGCATGTGTCCAACCTGTTTTATACAAGGCCCCAGGCCGAACTTGCAAAGGTTCTGACGGAAAAGTCCTTTGCAGACCGCGTATTTTTTGCCAATTCAGGGGCTGAGGCCAACGAGGCTGCCATCAAACTCGCCCGGCGGTTTTTCCAGGCAAAGGGGGAGACCGACAGGTTCAAGATTGTGACCATGCAGCAAAGTTTTCACGGACGGACCATGGCCACGCTGTCCGCCACGGGTCAGGACAAAATCAAAAAGGGCTTTTATCCTCTGCTGGATGGATTTATCCATGTGCCCTTTAATGATATTGAAGCACTGAAAGCTGTTCTGGATGATACGGTGTGCGCGGTGATGATGGAGCCTGTGCAGGGGGAGGGGGGAGTTATCCCTGCCGATCCCGAATATATCAAGGCCGTAAGGCAGCTTTGCACGGATACCGGGACCCTGCTGGTTTTTGATGAAATTCAAACCGGCATGGGCCGTTGCGGCACATTATTCGCCCATGAATCCTATGATGTGACACCTGACATCATGACCCTTGCCAAGGCGCTGGCCAATGGGGTTCCCATCGGCGCCATGCTGGCCACCGAAACGGCTGCCCAGGGGTTTGACATTGGCAGTCACGCCACCACTTTTGGCGGTACTCCCATTGCCACAGCCGCAGGTCTTGAGATGATTCGTTTAATCTGTCAAGAAGGTCTTTTGGCGTCTGTACGTGAAAAAAGCGCCTATTTTCTGGAGCAGCTCAATGTTTTAAAAGAAAAGCATCAAAAAGTGGTGGATGTCAGGGGAAGAGGGCTGCTTCTCGGTATGGAGCTTGATATTTCCAAGGGGAAAACAGCCACAGAGTATGTGTCTGAGTGCTTTAAAAAAGGCTTTATTATTAATGCAATTCAAGATAAAATTCTTAGATTTGCACCGCCCTTGATTATAGGGACCGCCGAAATTAATCAGCTGGTTGCCGTACTGGACAGCCTGTTTGCAGGAGAAGATCATTGA
- the argF gene encoding ornithine carbamoyltransferase: MKKDLLCLLDLEPQDFVTLFERALSLKARYQKGIFDSLLAGKTLGLIFDKKSTRTRIAFETAMIQMGGHSIYMSTQDTQISRNEPAKDTARVLSRYIDCLAMRTFDHALVEEFAQSSTIPVINALTDAFHPCQILSDIMTVIEHKGGYENVRIAWVGDGNNVANSWVNAAVVLGLDLIVACPDSHHIKPDIIAASGADTKKNIVFTNDPKEAVKGADVVYTDVWASMGEEDQLEGRLKTFEGFQVNEKLLKGAKDDCLVLHCLPAHRGEEISESVFEAQNAAFWDQAENKRHMHKAILERLILS; the protein is encoded by the coding sequence TTGAAGAAGGATTTATTGTGTTTACTGGACCTTGAACCCCAGGATTTTGTAACCCTGTTTGAAAGAGCCTTAAGTCTGAAGGCGCGTTATCAAAAAGGTATTTTTGATTCCCTTCTGGCCGGTAAAACTCTGGGCCTTATTTTTGATAAGAAATCCACCCGGACCCGCATTGCATTTGAAACGGCCATGATTCAAATGGGTGGACACTCCATATATATGAGCACCCAGGATACACAGATATCCAGAAATGAGCCGGCAAAGGATACGGCCCGGGTTTTATCCCGGTATATTGACTGTCTGGCCATGAGAACCTTTGACCATGCTTTGGTGGAAGAATTTGCCCAAAGTTCTACGATTCCGGTGATCAACGCTCTGACGGACGCCTTTCATCCCTGCCAGATTTTAAGCGACATCATGACTGTGATTGAACATAAAGGCGGATATGAAAATGTCAGGATCGCCTGGGTGGGGGACGGTAATAACGTGGCAAATTCATGGGTCAATGCCGCAGTTGTGCTGGGGTTGGATCTGATCGTGGCCTGTCCGGACAGCCACCATATCAAGCCTGATATCATTGCCGCATCCGGAGCAGACACAAAAAAAAATATTGTGTTCACCAATGACCCCAAAGAGGCTGTTAAAGGTGCCGATGTTGTATATACCGACGTGTGGGCCAGCATGGGTGAGGAAGACCAGCTTGAAGGCCGGCTTAAGACGTTCGAGGGATTCCAGGTCAATGAGAAACTGCTCAAAGGCGCCAAGGACGACTGTCTGGTGCTTCACTGCCTGCCTGCCCACAGGGGTGAGGAAATTTCCGAATCTGTTTTTGAAGCACAAAATGCAGCGTTCTGGGACCAGGCAGAAAACAAGCGGCATATGCATAAAGCCATTTTGGAGCGCTTGATTTTATCATAA
- the argH gene encoding argininosuccinate lyase, translating into MSEKLWGGRFVESTDKLMESFNASIDVDKRLYESDIKGSQAHLEMMEKQGIISSEDAEILVKGLDTVKTRIDNNEMPFTDALEDIHMHVEENLGDVCGAVAKKLHTGRSRNDQVALDVRIYLKAETLNLIQMLKDFQTALVTLADANRKTVMPGYTHMQRAQPVLFAHHMLAYYQMFKRDKARLEDSLDRLDVMPLGSAALAGTTFPIDREYTCQVLGFSRVSENSMDAVSDRDFIMEFISHASICMIHLSRLSEELILWSTSEFAFITISDAFTTGSSIMPQKKNPDACELVRGKTGRVVGNLMAILTTMKSLPMAYNKDMQEDKEPLFDTVDTLKICLDVYTRMFAHIDVHKDRMRTACMTGFLNATDFADYLVNKGVAFRTAHGIAGKAVSFALDQGKELGDLSLEEMHSFSELIETDIYDFISLDAVVARRNSYGGTGFDNVSAAVDAAKKEIGI; encoded by the coding sequence ATGAGTGAAAAACTATGGGGCGGCCGGTTTGTCGAATCCACGGATAAGCTGATGGAGTCTTTTAATGCCTCCATAGACGTGGATAAACGCCTCTATGAGAGCGACATAAAAGGTAGCCAGGCCCACCTTGAAATGATGGAAAAACAGGGCATTATCTCATCAGAAGATGCCGAGATTCTAGTCAAGGGTCTGGATACGGTAAAGACCCGGATTGATAACAACGAAATGCCATTCACCGATGCCCTGGAAGACATCCACATGCATGTGGAGGAGAATTTAGGCGATGTCTGTGGGGCTGTGGCCAAGAAACTTCATACGGGCAGAAGCCGTAATGACCAAGTGGCGCTGGATGTGCGCATTTATCTTAAGGCAGAGACCTTAAATCTTATCCAGATGCTCAAAGATTTCCAGACCGCTTTGGTGACCCTTGCCGATGCCAACAGAAAAACGGTGATGCCCGGATATACCCATATGCAACGGGCCCAGCCCGTATTGTTTGCCCATCACATGCTGGCATATTACCAGATGTTCAAGCGGGATAAGGCCCGTTTGGAGGATTCCCTGGATCGTCTGGATGTGATGCCCCTTGGCTCAGCTGCCCTGGCCGGCACCACCTTCCCCATTGACCGGGAATATACCTGCCAGGTTCTAGGCTTTTCCCGGGTATCGGAAAACTCCATGGACGCTGTGTCTGATCGTGATTTTATTATGGAATTTATTTCCCATGCGTCCATCTGCATGATTCATCTGTCCCGGCTGTCCGAGGAACTGATTTTATGGTCCACGTCGGAATTTGCCTTTATCACTATTTCCGATGCCTTTACCACTGGCTCTTCAATCATGCCCCAGAAAAAAAATCCGGATGCGTGCGAACTTGTCAGGGGTAAAACAGGGCGTGTGGTGGGCAATCTGATGGCTATTTTAACCACCATGAAATCGTTGCCCATGGCTTATAATAAGGACATGCAGGAAGATAAGGAACCCTTGTTCGATACCGTTGATACCTTAAAAATATGTCTTGATGTGTATACCCGTATGTTTGCGCATATTGATGTACATAAGGACCGGATGCGCACTGCCTGCATGACAGGGTTTTTAAATGCAACGGATTTTGCCGATTACCTGGTCAATAAGGGTGTTGCCTTTAGAACGGCCCATGGTATTGCCGGCAAGGCCGTAAGTTTTGCCCTGGATCAGGGTAAGGAGCTGGGCGATTTAAGTCTTGAAGAGATGCATTCCTTCAGTGAGCTTATTGAAACGGATATTTATGATTTCATCAGCCTGGATGCCGTTGTGGCCCGGCGCAACTCCTATGGTGGGACCGGATTTGACAACGTATCTGCGGCCGTGGATGCGGCAAAAAAGGAGATTGGCATTTGA